A portion of the Perognathus longimembris pacificus isolate PPM17 chromosome 20, ASM2315922v1, whole genome shotgun sequence genome contains these proteins:
- the Znf8 gene encoding zinc finger protein 8, whose protein sequence is MDPEDRAAVVTMAVPPPAARLQEPVTFRDVAVDFTQEEWGQLDSTQRTLYREVMLETFRHLLSVGPELPKPEVISQLEKGAELWVERGVTQSCHPGWALGPEGFMFLKSQDLPEEEPSPGTERKEFPKEPPWPSMTVGASESEGRPQSLCQDPSNLQQLEFGLKDEAVQNQNYDGHRLGGNCVLRSNLDQFLEISRREHFCTYDSQVKDSECNSSLVSQQQIGLPGAQACDYRQCHKATEQTVPGTELTRSPMQDKPYKCTDCGKSFNHNAHLTVHKRIHTGERPYMCKECGKAFSQNSSLVQHQRIHTGDKPYKCAECGKSFCHSTHLTVHRRIHTGEKPYECQDCGRAFNQNSSLGRHRRTHTGEKPYTCSVCGKSFSRTTCLFLHLRTHTEERPYECNHCGKGFRHSSSLAQHQRKHAGEKPYECQQRMIFEQTPAFTKHEWTETIGCASPLSQDEKTHQSDRPFKCHQCGKCFIQSSHLIRHQVTHSREEPHGRTRRRERSCAQNTQLVQQQQPNSGEDPGGQAKAGQPASKALALFDIHEIMQQKNPVHVIGVEHPVGASRLLDIKDST, encoded by the exons ATGGACCCCGAGGACAGAGCGGCCGTGGTGACAATGGCCGTGCCTCCGCCGGCTGCACGGCTTCAG GAGCCAGTGACCTTCCGGGATGTAGCTGTGGACTTCACCCAGGAGGAATGGGGACAGCTAGACTCTACCCAGAGAACACTGTATCGTGAGGTGATGTTGGAGACCTTCCGGCACCTTCTGTCTGTGG GTCCTGAGCTTCCCAAACCCGAAGTCATCTCTCAGCTGGAGAAAGGAGCTGAGCTATGGGTGGAGCGAGGAGTCACCCAGAGCTGTCATCCAG gttgGGCACTTGGACCAGAAGGCTTCATGTTCCTCAAGTCTCAGGACCTTCCTGAGGAGGAGCCATCCCCTGGCACAGAAAGGAAAGAGTTCCCAAAAGAGCCTCCATGGCCTTCCATGACAGTGGGAGCCTCGGAGAGTGAGGGTCGGCCCCAGTCTCTGTGTCAAGACCCAAGTAACTTGCAGCAGTTGGAATTTGGCCTCAAAGATGAAGCCGTTCAAAATCAAAACTATGACGGTCACAGACTTGGGGGAAACTGTGTCCTGCGTTCCAACCTAGATCAATTCCTAGAGATTTCTAGGAGAGAACATTTCTGTACTTATGACTCACAAGTTAAAGACTCTGAATGTAACTCAAGCTTAGTCAGTCAGCAGCAGATAGGCCTCCCAGGAGCACAGGCTTGTGACTACAGACAGTGTCACAAAGCCACCGAGCAGACTGTCCCTGGGACAGAACTCACAAGGAGCCCCATGCAGGATAAACCCTACAAGTGCACTGACTGTGGAAAGTCATTTAACCACAATGCGCACCTCACGGTACACAAGAGGATTCATACAGGAGAGAGACCTTACATGTGCAaagagtgtgggaaagccttcagccaGAACTCCTCCCTTGTTCAACACCAGCGAATCCACACTGGAGACAAGCCCTATAAGTGTGCTGAATGTGGGAAGTCTTTCTGCCATAGTACACATCTCACAGTCCACCGGAGAATTCACACCGGAGAAAAGCCTTATGAGTGTCAGGACTGTGGGAGGGCCTTCAATCAGAACTCGTCACTTGGCCGGCACAGAAggacacacactggagagaagccgtACACCTGCAGTGTTTGTGGAAAGTCCTTCTCTCGGACCACCTGTCTCTTCTTGCACCTACGGACTCACACGGAGGAGAGGCCCTATGAGTGTAACCACTGTGGGAAGGGCTTCCGGCACAGCTCCTCCCTGGCGCAGCATCAGCGAAAACATGCTggggagaagccctatgagtgccAACAGCGGATGATTTTTGAGCAGACGCCAGCTTTCACAAAGCATGAGTGGACAGAAACCATTGGCTGTGCCTCACCTCTGAGTCAGGATGAGAAAACTCACCAGAGTGACAGACCCTTTAAATGTCATCAGTGTGGGAAGTGCTTCATTCAGAGCTCTCACCTCATTCGACATCAGGTAACGCACAGCAGAGAGGAACCCCACGGGCGTACAAGAAGACGTGAACGGTCCTGTGCTCAGAACACCCAGCTTgttcagcagcagcagcccaATTCAGGAGAGGACCCAGGGGGTCAGGCAAAAGCAGGACAGCCAGCAAGCAAGGCTCTGGCCTTGTTTGACATCCATGAAATCATGCAGCAGAAAAATCCTGTTCATGTTATTGGGGTAGAGCATCCCGTAGGTGCTTCCAGGCTACTTGACATCAAAGACTCAACGTAG
- the Zscan22 gene encoding zinc finger and SCAN domain-containing protein 22 isoform X1, with amino-acid sequence MAIPNCPLSPVPWEHNSFLQVKIEEEEEEQEEEVEADLSQGQESSPRPTAYPEAARLRFRHFHYEEASGPHSALAQLRELCHQWLQPDLCTKEQMLELLVLEQFLGSLPAKIQAWVVSQCPKSGEEAALLVENLTLMLHKRGWELGAEPTEASCQWSNSEELGSPDSNTETLIRGVSPGPAFVNACELEDSSESGTELLRAMCTKSAPQEVSFRKTELNKDTPPDQPGPEYGAPRPSTNMWPALPSQEKTPSEEKPCLLDCYGTVPSYSEKKLSRCRECRKTFQSTLALEAHRKSHFRKTPYACRECGKAFSRSTHLVQHQVVHTGAKPHVCKECGKAFSRATHLAQHQRTHTGEKPYRCVDCGKCFSRSTHLTQHQRVHTGERPYECEECGKAFSQSTHLTQHQRVHTGEKPYRCDACGRAFSDGSALIRHLRTHSGEKPYQCKVCAKAFAQSSSLSEHQRIHTGEKPYQCKVCAKAFAQSSSLSEHQRVHTGEKPYKCSDCGKAFSRSSALMVHLRIHITVLQ; translated from the exons ATGGCCATCCCAAACTGCCCCCTGAGCCCAGTGCCCTGGGAACACAACAGCTTCCTTCAGGTGaagatagaggaggaggaggaagaacaagagGAAGAGGTTGAAGCTGATCTCTCCCAGGGCCAGGAATCCAGCCCCAGACCTACTGCCTACCCTGAGGCTGCACGCTTGCGCTTCCGGCACTTCCACTATGAGGAGGCATCTGGTCCTCACTCTGCACTGGCCCAACTGAGAGAGCTGTGCCACCAGTGGCTGCAGCCTGACTTGTGCACCAAGGAGCAGATGTTGGAGTTGCTAGTGCTGGAGCAGTTCCTGGGCTCACTACCTGCTAAGATCCAGGCCTGGGTGGTGTCTCAGTGCCCTAAGAGTGGAGAAGAAGCTGCCTTGCTGGTGGAGAATCTGACTCTGATGCTGCACAAGAGAG GATGGGAGCTGGGAGCTGAACCTACAGAGGCAAGCTGCCAATGGAGCAATTCAGAAGAGTTGGGATCACCAGACAGCAACACTGAAACCCTCATAAGAGGTGTTTCTCCTGGACCTGCCTTCGTCAATGCCTGTGAACTTGAGGACAGCTCAGAGAGTGGGACAGAACTCTTAAGGGCCATGTGTACAAAGTCTGCCCCCCAAGAGGTGAGTTTCAGGAAAACTGAACTTAATAAGGACACCCCTCCAGACCAGCCTGGCCCTGAATATGGAGCCccaagacccagtaccaacatGTGGCCAGCTCTACCTTCCCAAGAGAAGACTCCATCCGAGGAGAAGCCATGTCTGTTGGATTGTTATGGGACAGTGCCTTCATACTCAGAGAAGAAGCTCTCCAGGTGTAGGGAATGCAGGAAAACATTCCAGAGCACCCTGGCCCTCGAGGCCCATCGGAAGAGCCACTTCCGGAAGACACCCTATGCCTGCAGAGAGTGTGGGAAGGCCTTCAGCCGCAGCACCCACCTTGTCCAGCACCAGGTAGTGCACACAGGAGCGAAGCCCCATGTGTGCAAGGAGTGTGGGAAGGCCTTCAGCCGGGCCACCCACCTGGCACAGCACCAAAGGACTCACACTGGGGAGAAGCCCTACAGGTGCGTGGACTGTGGTAAGTGCTTCAGCCGCAGCACCCACCTCACGCAACACCAGCGGGTGCACACCGGGGAGCGGCCCTATGAGTGTGAAGAGTGCGGCAAGGCCTTTAGCCAGAGCACCCACCTCACACAGCACCAGCGCGTCCACACCGGGGAGAAGCCCTACAGGTGCGATGCATGCGGTAGGGCCTTCAGTGATGGCTCGGCTCTGATCCGGCACCTGCGAACCCActctggagagaagccctatcagTGTAAGGTTTGCGCAAAGGCCTTTGCACAGAGCTCATCCCTCAGTGAGCATCAGCGGATCCACACGGGAGAGAAGCCCTATCAGTGTAAGGTTTGCGCAAAGGCCTTCGCACAGAGCTCATCCCTCAGTGAGCATCAGCGGGTCCACACGGGAGAGAAGCCCTATAAGTGCAGCGACTGTGGGAAGGCCTTCAGCCGGAGCTCTGCACTCATGGTGCACCTGCGGATCCACATCACCGTGCTGCAGTGA
- the Zscan22 gene encoding zinc finger and SCAN domain-containing protein 22 isoform X2 yields MAIPNCPLSPVPWEHNSFLQVKIEEEEEEQEEEVEADLSQGQESSPRPTAYPEAARLRFRHFHYEEASGPHSALAQLRELCHQWLQPDLCTKEQMLELLVLEQFLGSLPAKIQAWVVSQCPKSGEEAALLVENLTLMLHKRGWELGAEPTEASCQWSNSEELGSPDSNTETLIRGVSPGPAFVNACELEDSSESGTELLRAMCTKSAPQEVSFRKTELNKDTPPDQPGPEYGAPRPSTNMWPALPSQEKTPSEEKPCLLDCYGTVPSYSEKKLSRCRECRKTFQSTLALEAHRKSHFRKTPYACRECGKAFSRSTHLVQHQVVHTGAKPHVCKECGKAFSRATHLAQHQRTHTGEKPYRCVDCGKCFSRSTHLTQHQRVHTGERPYECEECGKAFSQSTHLTQHQRVHTGEKPYRCDACGRAFSDGSALIRHLRTHSGEKPYQCKVCAKAFAQSSSLSEHQRVHTGEKPYKCSDCGKAFSRSSALMVHLRIHITVLQ; encoded by the exons ATGGCCATCCCAAACTGCCCCCTGAGCCCAGTGCCCTGGGAACACAACAGCTTCCTTCAGGTGaagatagaggaggaggaggaagaacaagagGAAGAGGTTGAAGCTGATCTCTCCCAGGGCCAGGAATCCAGCCCCAGACCTACTGCCTACCCTGAGGCTGCACGCTTGCGCTTCCGGCACTTCCACTATGAGGAGGCATCTGGTCCTCACTCTGCACTGGCCCAACTGAGAGAGCTGTGCCACCAGTGGCTGCAGCCTGACTTGTGCACCAAGGAGCAGATGTTGGAGTTGCTAGTGCTGGAGCAGTTCCTGGGCTCACTACCTGCTAAGATCCAGGCCTGGGTGGTGTCTCAGTGCCCTAAGAGTGGAGAAGAAGCTGCCTTGCTGGTGGAGAATCTGACTCTGATGCTGCACAAGAGAG GATGGGAGCTGGGAGCTGAACCTACAGAGGCAAGCTGCCAATGGAGCAATTCAGAAGAGTTGGGATCACCAGACAGCAACACTGAAACCCTCATAAGAGGTGTTTCTCCTGGACCTGCCTTCGTCAATGCCTGTGAACTTGAGGACAGCTCAGAGAGTGGGACAGAACTCTTAAGGGCCATGTGTACAAAGTCTGCCCCCCAAGAGGTGAGTTTCAGGAAAACTGAACTTAATAAGGACACCCCTCCAGACCAGCCTGGCCCTGAATATGGAGCCccaagacccagtaccaacatGTGGCCAGCTCTACCTTCCCAAGAGAAGACTCCATCCGAGGAGAAGCCATGTCTGTTGGATTGTTATGGGACAGTGCCTTCATACTCAGAGAAGAAGCTCTCCAGGTGTAGGGAATGCAGGAAAACATTCCAGAGCACCCTGGCCCTCGAGGCCCATCGGAAGAGCCACTTCCGGAAGACACCCTATGCCTGCAGAGAGTGTGGGAAGGCCTTCAGCCGCAGCACCCACCTTGTCCAGCACCAGGTAGTGCACACAGGAGCGAAGCCCCATGTGTGCAAGGAGTGTGGGAAGGCCTTCAGCCGGGCCACCCACCTGGCACAGCACCAAAGGACTCACACTGGGGAGAAGCCCTACAGGTGCGTGGACTGTGGTAAGTGCTTCAGCCGCAGCACCCACCTCACGCAACACCAGCGGGTGCACACCGGGGAGCGGCCCTATGAGTGTGAAGAGTGCGGCAAGGCCTTTAGCCAGAGCACCCACCTCACACAGCACCAGCGCGTCCACACCGGGGAGAAGCCCTACAGGTGCGATGCATGCGGTAGGGCCTTCAGTGATGGCTCGGCTCTGATCCGGCACCTGCGAACCCActctggagagaagccctatcagTGTAAG GTTTGCGCAAAGGCCTTCGCACAGAGCTCATCCCTCAGTGAGCATCAGCGGGTCCACACGGGAGAGAAGCCCTATAAGTGCAGCGACTGTGGGAAGGCCTTCAGCCGGAGCTCTGCACTCATGGTGCACCTGCGGATCCACATCACCGTGCTGCAGTGA